A single window of Neisseria sp. KEM232 DNA harbors:
- the trpB gene encoding tryptophan synthase subunit beta, with amino-acid sequence MKNYQAPDEQGFFGKHGGLYVAETLIPALKELAEAYEEAKNDPAFWEEFRRDLKHYVGRPSPVYHAERLSAHLGGAQIWLKREDLNHTGAHKVNNTIGQALLAKRMGKKRVIAETGAGQHGVASATVAARFGMTCDVYMGADDIQRQMPNVFRMKLLGANVIGVESGSRTLKDAMNEAMREWVARVDDTFYIIGTAAGPAPYPEMVRDFQCVIGNEAKEQMLEAVGRQPDVAVACVGGGSNAIGLFYPYIGEEGVRLVGVEAGGLGVETKDHAAPITSKAPIGVLHGFRSYLMQDEHGQVLGTHSVSAGLDYPGIGPEHSHLADIGRVEYTAANDDAALEAFDLLCRFEGIIPALESSHALAWAVANAPKMGKDQVILVNLSGRGDKDINTVAKLKGIEL; translated from the coding sequence ATGAAAAACTACCAAGCGCCCGACGAGCAGGGCTTTTTCGGCAAACACGGCGGGCTGTATGTGGCCGAAACCCTGATTCCCGCCCTGAAAGAGCTGGCCGAAGCTTATGAAGAAGCGAAAAACGACCCCGCGTTTTGGGAAGAATTCCGCCGCGACTTGAAACACTACGTTGGCCGCCCCAGCCCCGTTTACCATGCCGAACGCCTGTCGGCGCATTTGGGCGGCGCGCAGATTTGGTTGAAACGCGAAGATTTGAACCACACCGGCGCGCACAAAGTGAACAACACCATCGGCCAGGCGCTGCTGGCCAAGCGCATGGGCAAAAAGCGCGTGATTGCCGAAACCGGCGCGGGCCAGCACGGCGTGGCATCGGCCACCGTGGCCGCGCGTTTCGGCATGACTTGCGACGTATACATGGGCGCAGACGACATCCAACGCCAAATGCCCAACGTGTTCCGCATGAAGCTTTTGGGTGCGAACGTCATCGGCGTGGAAAGCGGCAGCCGCACGCTTAAAGACGCGATGAACGAAGCGATGCGCGAATGGGTCGCCCGCGTGGACGATACGTTTTACATCATCGGTACGGCCGCCGGCCCTGCGCCGTATCCCGAAATGGTGCGCGATTTCCAATGCGTAATCGGCAACGAGGCCAAAGAGCAGATGCTCGAAGCCGTCGGCCGCCAGCCTGATGTGGCCGTGGCCTGCGTGGGCGGCGGCTCCAACGCTATCGGCCTGTTTTACCCGTATATCGGCGAAGAGGGCGTGCGCCTTGTAGGCGTGGAAGCAGGCGGTTTGGGCGTGGAAACGAAAGACCACGCCGCGCCGATTACCAGCAAAGCCCCCATCGGCGTGTTGCACGGTTTCCGCAGCTATCTGATGCAGGACGAACACGGCCAGGTACTCGGTACGCACTCGGTATCCGCCGGTTTGGACTACCCCGGCATCGGCCCCGAACACAGCCACCTCGCCGACATCGGCCGCGTCGAATACACCGCCGCCAACGACGATGCCGCGCTGGAGGCCTTCGATTTGCTCTGCCGTTTTGAGGGCATCATTCCCGCGCTCGAATCCAGCCACGCGCTGGCTTGGGCGGTGGCCAACGCGCCGAAAATGGGTAAAGACCAAGTGATACTGGTGAACCTCTCTGGTCGCGGCGACAAAGACATCAACACCGTTGCCAAACTCAAAGGCATCGAACTTTGA
- a CDS encoding surface lipoprotein assembly modifier: MRRSDREQAYSATLKIPRLKTAGFSPVFHFKHTRVHDNAGWLAGYRKNEAGIRFERFF, translated from the coding sequence GTGCGCCGCAGCGATCGGGAGCAGGCATATTCCGCCACCCTGAAAATCCCGCGCCTGAAAACGGCGGGCTTCTCACCCGTTTTCCATTTCAAGCACACGCGCGTGCACGACAATGCCGGCTGGCTGGCGGGCTACCGTAAAAACGAAGCGGGCATCCGCTTCGAGCGCTTTTTTTAG
- a CDS encoding pilus assembly protein PilP, with product MKKIILLSALLCLSACDDEPEDLRVWVDTTKKEAQKNVKPVEIPTGVPALTYTPAIQPVLDAFNSKRLNTNQKGVNAPDLNRPKEVLEAFNLDSIKYVGSFKKAGTTSAFVEVEGHVYTVVQGNYIGQNYGKVTKIQDDAILITELVEDANGSWTFRPAELVLSSSEKTGN from the coding sequence ATGAAGAAAATAATTTTGCTATCCGCTCTTTTGTGTTTATCTGCATGTGATGATGAACCCGAGGATCTTCGTGTTTGGGTTGACACTACTAAAAAGGAAGCACAAAAAAATGTGAAGCCGGTGGAAATTCCGACAGGTGTTCCCGCATTAACTTATACTCCCGCTATTCAGCCTGTTTTGGACGCGTTTAATAGCAAACGATTGAATACCAATCAAAAGGGTGTAAATGCTCCGGATTTAAACCGGCCTAAGGAAGTATTGGAGGCGTTTAATCTGGACAGTATTAAATATGTAGGCTCTTTTAAGAAAGCCGGAACTACTTCTGCTTTTGTAGAGGTTGAAGGGCATGTTTATACAGTTGTTCAAGGTAATTATATTGGCCAGAATTATGGTAAGGTAACCAAGATTCAGGATGATGCAATCCTGATTACCGAATTGGTTGAAGACGCAAACGGCAGTTGGACCTTCCGTCCTGCAGAGTTAGTTTTAAGTAGTTCTGAAAAAACAGGAAATTAA
- a CDS encoding Slam-dependent surface lipoprotein yields MKFGQAHDKKEPSDHKETGGLLKMAKAGNSDVYFGEWSHTGTAKDGSHNVFYVGQERASNLPELGTVKYHVRGMNNYSGDNMLTGVLNADFGLDMIYGTIANKGLSVKITALMNRDNASFEGNANARGKLAGEKVVQGISAGQFFGNGASALAGIATFGSRRDLDTAFGGTKQP; encoded by the coding sequence GTGAAGTTTGGACAGGCACACGACAAAAAAGAGCCGAGCGACCATAAAGAAACGGGCGGACTGCTGAAAATGGCCAAAGCAGGCAACAGCGACGTCTACTTCGGCGAGTGGTCGCATACGGGCACGGCCAAAGACGGCAGCCACAATGTGTTTTATGTCGGCCAAGAGCGGGCAAGCAACCTGCCCGAATTGGGCACGGTCAAATACCATGTGCGCGGCATGAACAATTACAGCGGCGACAATATGCTGACAGGTGTCCTGAATGCCGATTTCGGCTTGGATATGATTTACGGCACCATCGCAAACAAAGGCCTCAGCGTCAAAATAACCGCCCTTATGAATCGGGATAACGCCTCTTTTGAAGGAAATGCAAACGCCAGGGGCAAACTGGCAGGAGAAAAAGTCGTTCAGGGCATTTCTGCCGGCCAATTCTTCGGCAACGGTGCTTCTGCTCTGGCCGGCATCGCCACCTTCGGCAGCCGCCGCGATTTGGATACCGCCTTCGGCGGCACGAAACAACCCTAA
- the pilM gene encoding type IV pilus assembly protein PilM: protein MRLTKNQKNTKGKASSSFSSRASVGIDIAQDAVKIVQLSGRNLNQVQLDNYSIVRLPKNIIKGAIVQDYDQLVAYLQHAYTQLGGNSRNIIGAIPQSLANIETVTYNEKDADMDLADFVEFEVSQQMPLDEVNYDYRVVHEGSGAVGKKVLVVAARKEDLEPRLEVFDSAGLSLQSLDIDVLAQANAFNYWMDKQNPEFLSDKVMVVHISENEMSSLVLQNGQILYRQESSLGGEQLCQLIQRTYQVSDEQAKVMRKSENKPADYQIQVADRFNAQIAQEVQRVLQFYYTTQSGEQFANVRNIFLTGSASTQANLAETIFSQTNTSAECVDLTTSVSIGMRADASEMQQVGSELAIAFGLALRGL from the coding sequence ATGCGTTTAACAAAAAATCAAAAAAATACAAAAGGTAAAGCTTCTTCCAGCTTTTCCTCGCGTGCGTCGGTGGGGATTGATATTGCCCAGGATGCTGTAAAAATCGTTCAGTTGTCCGGGCGTAATTTGAATCAGGTTCAGTTGGATAATTACTCTATCGTCCGGCTGCCGAAGAATATCATCAAGGGTGCAATCGTTCAGGATTACGACCAACTTGTAGCGTACTTGCAACATGCATATACGCAGCTGGGAGGTAACAGCCGTAATATCATCGGAGCTATTCCTCAGTCGCTGGCTAATATAGAGACCGTTACTTATAACGAAAAAGATGCCGATATGGATTTGGCGGATTTTGTTGAGTTTGAAGTTTCCCAGCAGATGCCCTTGGACGAGGTCAATTATGATTATCGGGTTGTTCATGAGGGCTCGGGTGCTGTAGGCAAGAAAGTATTGGTGGTTGCGGCGCGAAAAGAAGATTTGGAGCCCAGGCTTGAGGTGTTTGATAGTGCCGGTTTGAGTTTGCAATCGTTAGATATTGATGTGCTTGCTCAGGCTAATGCTTTTAATTATTGGATGGATAAGCAAAATCCTGAGTTTTTGTCTGATAAGGTCATGGTTGTTCATATTTCAGAAAATGAAATGTCTTCCTTGGTGTTGCAAAACGGTCAAATCCTGTATCGGCAAGAATCCTCTTTGGGCGGTGAGCAGCTTTGTCAGTTAATCCAGCGGACTTATCAGGTGAGCGATGAGCAGGCTAAAGTTATGCGTAAGAGTGAAAATAAGCCTGCTGATTATCAGATTCAGGTGGCTGATCGTTTCAATGCTCAAATTGCTCAGGAAGTCCAACGTGTTTTGCAGTTTTACTACACCACTCAGTCGGGTGAGCAGTTTGCCAACGTAAGGAATATATTCCTTACCGGATCAGCTTCTACGCAGGCTAATTTGGCAGAAACAATTTTTTCTCAAACAAATACATCGGCTGAATGTGTCGATCTGACAACTTCTGTTTCAATTGGGATGAGGGCGGATGCTTCTGAAATGCAGCAAGTTGGTTCGGAATTGGCAATAGCATTTGGTTTGGCATTAAGGGGATTGTAA
- a CDS encoding type 4a pilus biogenesis protein PilO, with translation MAKNNQKIDLQNLHELNFVFKICIAAALVAVILVIGYFVVFQDQLAELDSAKAKEEELKQSYQEKSVKAANLENLKSELAALHTSFNQLLQQLPTDKEIPNLIQELNQAASTNNLQLGALSPLDPVNDGAIQRLPYKLLISGQYDQISKFARDVGGLSRIITLSQLNMTKDDKTGQITLNAIANTYKARPAAELAAEQAQAASDASAGN, from the coding sequence ATGGCTAAGAACAACCAAAAAATCGATTTGCAAAATTTACATGAGTTGAATTTTGTATTCAAGATTTGCATCGCTGCTGCTTTGGTTGCGGTGATACTCGTGATTGGATATTTTGTAGTTTTCCAAGACCAGTTGGCTGAACTAGATTCGGCTAAAGCAAAAGAAGAGGAGTTGAAACAATCGTATCAGGAAAAAAGTGTAAAAGCGGCAAATTTAGAGAATTTAAAATCGGAATTGGCTGCGTTGCACACGTCTTTTAACCAGTTATTGCAACAATTGCCCACGGATAAAGAAATACCTAATTTGATTCAAGAATTGAATCAGGCGGCTTCAACAAATAATTTGCAGCTTGGTGCGCTTTCTCCACTTGATCCTGTAAATGATGGTGCTATTCAAAGATTACCCTATAAACTTTTAATAAGCGGCCAATATGATCAAATTTCGAAATTTGCTAGAGATGTTGGCGGGTTGTCCCGAATTATTACACTGAGTCAGCTGAATATGACGAAAGACGACAAAACGGGACAAATTACTCTTAATGCCATTGCAAATACTTATAAGGCACGTCCTGCGGCAGAACTGGCAGCAGAACAGGCTCAGGCAGCTTCTGATGCTTCGGCAGGTAACTAA
- a CDS encoding type IV pilus secretin PilQ: MNKVKTINSIFAILGLSFIGHSVYAGNITNINVSSMPNNQKIIKIKFDKDAVLPVASPSVSPTQFVLNFPTTGVGLSQPVLEYEDSLLNRVMAAQQADGQAKVVVGLNKNGRYTTEVKGNEVWIRINESVGVQANVKAGQQQVANSASTVDFRKSGKSEGIVDISVPGFQGQPDIKQNSSSITITLKNHPLPTQAQRNLDVSDFGTPVRNVVMKRIGNDTQVVIKNQGNWSYNHKAAGGRISVEISPKTSVEVNGLQSNKSKSFRGNRVSFDFQDVDVRTILQILAKESGMNIVASDSVTGKMTLTLKDVPWDQALDLVMQARGLDMRRSGNIINVAPRSELLARDKEILTQQREIDELGPLYSRTFQLKYKNVEEFRKILKLDDSSSSSDNSKTILSNRGSALIDPATNTLIITDNSSVLQKFEKLIAELDVPARQVMVEARIVEASDGFSRELGVKFGYAGSNGKNSWGSNWANAQANNNTYGNALQNNTNRTWTLDPNVNLPTSAATSSLALVHALSSGALALELSAQQAQQKAKIISSPRVLTQDRKEAVIESGTEVPYQEASSSGATSTSFKKAVLGMTVTPQITPDGQIIMDIKVNKDSVNRNCGASEPCIDTKRLDTRAMVEDGGTLILGGIYEEENSEGVSKVPLLGDVPVLGNLFKHRSRNNSKKELLIFITPRIVDNLGSTLRY; encoded by the coding sequence ATGAATAAAGTTAAAACCATCAACAGTATATTTGCAATATTGGGATTGTCATTTATCGGTCATTCGGTGTATGCGGGAAACATAACCAACATCAATGTTTCCTCTATGCCGAATAATCAAAAAATTATTAAAATTAAATTTGATAAGGATGCGGTTTTACCCGTTGCGTCCCCAAGTGTTTCGCCTACACAGTTTGTTCTTAATTTTCCTACTACAGGTGTTGGCTTGTCTCAACCTGTTTTGGAATATGAAGATTCCCTATTAAATCGGGTGATGGCTGCTCAGCAGGCGGACGGACAGGCTAAAGTTGTTGTCGGTTTGAACAAAAACGGACGTTATACAACTGAAGTGAAAGGTAATGAAGTTTGGATTCGGATTAACGAATCTGTAGGTGTTCAAGCAAATGTCAAAGCCGGCCAGCAACAGGTTGCAAACTCCGCTTCGACTGTTGATTTTAGAAAATCCGGTAAATCCGAAGGTATTGTCGATATTTCTGTTCCCGGTTTTCAGGGGCAGCCTGACATTAAGCAAAACAGCAGCAGCATTACAATTACTTTAAAAAACCATCCTTTGCCGACTCAAGCCCAACGCAATTTGGATGTAAGCGATTTTGGTACGCCCGTCCGTAATGTGGTCATGAAAAGAATTGGTAATGACACGCAGGTTGTCATTAAAAACCAAGGAAATTGGTCGTATAACCACAAGGCGGCCGGAGGACGAATTTCAGTAGAAATTTCTCCTAAAACTTCTGTTGAAGTAAACGGTTTGCAATCCAATAAGTCGAAATCTTTTAGAGGCAATCGGGTTTCCTTCGATTTCCAAGATGTAGATGTGCGTACCATCTTGCAGATTTTGGCGAAAGAGTCAGGCATGAATATCGTTGCCAGCGATAGTGTCACCGGTAAGATGACTCTTACTTTGAAAGATGTGCCTTGGGATCAAGCTCTTGATTTGGTGATGCAGGCTCGCGGTTTGGATATGCGTCGTTCGGGCAATATCATCAATGTTGCACCAAGATCTGAGCTGTTGGCTAGAGATAAGGAAATACTGACTCAGCAGCGCGAAATTGATGAATTGGGTCCGCTGTATTCTCGTACATTCCAATTGAAATACAAAAATGTGGAAGAGTTCCGCAAGATTTTGAAATTGGATGACAGTAGCAGTTCTTCCGACAATAGTAAGACTATTTTGAGCAATAGAGGTAGCGCGTTAATTGATCCTGCTACCAATACTTTGATTATCACGGATAATTCTTCTGTTTTGCAAAAATTTGAGAAATTGATTGCAGAATTGGACGTGCCTGCACGTCAAGTAATGGTAGAAGCTAGGATTGTTGAGGCTTCCGACGGTTTTTCCCGTGAACTGGGTGTGAAATTCGGTTATGCCGGCTCTAACGGAAAAAACAGCTGGGGCAGCAACTGGGCAAATGCACAAGCTAATAACAATACTTACGGTAACGCGCTTCAGAACAATACCAATAGAACTTGGACGCTGGATCCGAATGTGAATTTACCGACAAGTGCTGCGACATCCAGCCTGGCTTTGGTGCATGCCCTTTCTTCAGGCGCGTTGGCATTAGAGCTGTCCGCACAGCAAGCCCAACAAAAGGCTAAAATTATTTCTTCGCCGCGGGTGTTAACCCAAGACCGCAAAGAGGCCGTTATTGAGTCCGGTACGGAAGTTCCTTATCAGGAAGCTTCTTCCAGTGGCGCAACTTCAACCTCCTTCAAAAAAGCAGTTTTGGGAATGACGGTTACTCCGCAGATTACACCTGACGGTCAGATTATTATGGACATTAAGGTAAACAAAGACTCTGTTAACCGTAACTGTGGTGCTTCCGAGCCCTGTATCGATACCAAGCGCTTGGATACCAGAGCCATGGTGGAAGACGGCGGCACTCTGATTTTGGGTGGCATTTATGAAGAAGAAAACTCTGAAGGTGTCAGCAAAGTTCCGTTGTTGGGTGATGTGCCTGTGTTGGGTAACCTGTTCAAACACCGCTCCCGCAACAACAGCAAAAAAGAGCTGCTGATCTTTATCACTCCGCGCATTGTCGATAATCTCGGCAGTACGCTGCGTTACTGA
- a CDS encoding monovalent cation:proton antiporter-2 (CPA2) family protein → MTEILLYTFIYMAFAVGAVLISQKLGLGSVLGYLMAGILIGPVLGFVGKEAESIQHVAEFGVVMMLFLVGLELAPQMLWRLRHKLLGLGGLQVGLTLAAVAAIAVALGQTWQVGIAIGCILALSSTAIVLQTFNEKKLLPTAGGQAGFAVLLFQDVAAIPMLALLPLLGVAVVKGGDGHEQANIMAGQPGWVTALVSVAAIAVIVIGMRYLVPATFRFISKTRLREMFTLFTLAVVVGIATLMSLIGLSPALGAFIAGVALANSSYRHEMESHLEPFKGLLLGLFFITVGAGMNFGLLGREFLLVLGLTAGTMLLKAAVLFILGKLFRLPAAAGKLFAISLAQAGEFGFVLLSISQQSRVLPQALADRISLVVALSMLLTPLLFIFYDKVIAPRAIAAENESRPNDEVHEENPIILLGHGRFGQQINSMLTSCGFHTTVIDHHAETVEGLTKYGSKTYYGDATSPELLNSIGLGKAKLLIIAIGDDQQSTEVVEFVRRHYPDLTIIARAHGRQHAYNLHHAGADFIVRETFDAAIRSGRIALESLGVSQERAKELSDFYAARDRYHLFTLSELYDPEVPPFANEPLLEKSRKLDAETAGMMQILLSGGEVEWQREAADWAHTKKN, encoded by the coding sequence ATGACTGAAATATTGTTGTACACCTTCATCTATATGGCGTTTGCCGTCGGCGCGGTATTGATTTCGCAAAAACTAGGGCTGGGATCGGTATTGGGGTATCTGATGGCCGGCATCCTCATCGGCCCGGTATTGGGCTTCGTCGGCAAAGAAGCCGAATCCATCCAGCACGTTGCCGAGTTCGGCGTTGTCATGATGCTGTTTCTCGTCGGTTTGGAACTCGCGCCGCAGATGCTTTGGCGGCTGCGGCACAAGCTTTTGGGATTGGGCGGCCTGCAAGTCGGGCTGACGCTGGCCGCAGTGGCCGCCATCGCGGTTGCGCTCGGGCAGACCTGGCAGGTAGGCATCGCCATCGGCTGTATACTGGCTTTGTCGTCCACCGCCATCGTCCTGCAAACCTTCAACGAAAAAAAACTGCTGCCGACAGCGGGCGGGCAGGCCGGTTTTGCCGTCCTTTTATTCCAAGACGTAGCGGCCATTCCCATGCTGGCGCTGCTGCCCCTGCTGGGTGTTGCAGTCGTCAAGGGCGGCGACGGACACGAACAGGCCAACATCATGGCCGGACAACCCGGCTGGGTAACGGCGCTGGTCAGCGTGGCCGCCATCGCCGTCATCGTTATCGGCATGCGCTACCTCGTGCCTGCTACCTTCCGCTTCATCAGCAAAACCCGCCTGCGGGAAATGTTCACCCTGTTCACCCTGGCCGTCGTCGTCGGCATCGCCACCCTGATGTCCCTGATCGGCCTCTCGCCCGCCTTGGGCGCATTCATCGCCGGCGTCGCCCTCGCCAACAGCTCCTACCGCCACGAAATGGAAAGCCATCTCGAACCCTTCAAAGGGCTGCTGCTCGGTCTGTTTTTCATCACCGTCGGCGCAGGCATGAACTTCGGCCTGCTGGGGCGCGAATTTTTACTGGTACTCGGCCTGACCGCAGGCACCATGCTGCTTAAAGCCGCGGTGCTGTTTATCTTGGGCAAACTCTTCCGCCTGCCTGCCGCCGCAGGCAAACTGTTCGCCATCAGCCTCGCGCAGGCGGGAGAATTCGGCTTCGTGCTGCTCTCCATCTCTCAACAAAGCAGAGTGCTGCCGCAGGCTCTGGCCGACCGCATCTCTCTGGTGGTTGCCCTATCCATGCTGCTCACCCCGCTGCTCTTTATCTTCTACGACAAAGTCATCGCCCCGCGCGCGATAGCGGCGGAAAACGAAAGCCGTCCGAACGACGAAGTGCACGAAGAAAACCCCATCATCCTGCTCGGACACGGCCGCTTCGGCCAACAGATCAACAGCATGCTCACCAGCTGCGGCTTCCACACCACCGTGATCGACCATCACGCCGAAACCGTTGAAGGCCTCACCAAATACGGCAGCAAAACCTACTACGGTGATGCCACCAGCCCCGAGCTGCTCAACTCCATCGGACTGGGCAAGGCCAAGCTGCTCATTATTGCCATCGGCGACGACCAGCAATCGACCGAAGTCGTCGAATTTGTCCGCCGCCACTACCCCGACCTCACCATCATCGCCCGCGCCCACGGCCGCCAGCATGCCTACAACCTGCACCACGCCGGCGCCGACTTCATCGTGCGCGAAACCTTCGACGCCGCCATCCGCAGCGGCCGCATCGCCCTCGAAAGCCTCGGCGTATCGCAGGAGCGGGCAAAAGAACTGAGCGACTTCTACGCCGCCCGCGACCGCTACCACCTGTTCACCCTGTCCGAACTGTACGACCCCGAAGTCCCGCCGTTCGCCAACGAACCCTTGCTGGAAAAATCGAGAAAGCTTGACGCGGAAACCGCCGGCATGATGCAGATACTGCTCAGCGGCGGCGAAGTCGAATGGCAGCGCGAAGCTGCCGACTGGGCGCACACCAAGAAAAACTGA
- a CDS encoding PilN domain-containing protein, with protein sequence MADLIKINLLPYREELSQKEKQKFKVMMMTAGLIGIGLAGLAFVGLNQAISSQEARNTFLEQEIQKTDEAIKEIASLEAEKADFLAKKQKVEELQNKRFEGARIIDTLNQLLPEGAYVLSIASQDGDSYDITGKASSDNRIAMFMRALPTTGIFNQPELLGIEKTDNGQKFVVKTVLNPSAAPLGDSAKQSENEQAASSASDVSQNSASATEK encoded by the coding sequence ATGGCAGATTTAATTAAAATTAATTTGCTTCCCTATAGGGAAGAATTAAGCCAAAAGGAAAAGCAGAAGTTTAAAGTCATGATGATGACTGCCGGCTTAATCGGGATTGGTTTGGCAGGATTGGCTTTTGTAGGTCTAAATCAGGCTATTTCTTCGCAAGAAGCTAGAAACACATTCTTGGAGCAGGAAATACAAAAAACTGATGAAGCTATTAAAGAAATAGCAAGTCTTGAGGCTGAGAAAGCAGATTTCTTAGCTAAGAAGCAGAAGGTTGAAGAGCTCCAGAATAAAAGATTTGAGGGTGCTCGCATTATAGATACGTTGAATCAACTACTTCCAGAGGGAGCCTATGTTCTTTCTATAGCTTCTCAAGACGGTGATTCTTATGACATTACTGGTAAAGCATCCAGTGATAACCGTATTGCTATGTTTATGAGGGCATTGCCGACAACAGGGATATTCAATCAACCCGAACTTCTTGGAATTGAGAAGACGGATAATGGTCAGAAATTTGTTGTTAAAACAGTTTTGAATCCGTCTGCTGCGCCATTAGGTGATTCGGCAAAGCAATCTGAAAATGAACAGGCAGCATCTTCTGCTTCAGATGTAAGTCAAAATAGTGCAAGTGCTACGGAGAAGTAA
- a CDS encoding surface lipoprotein assembly modifier, translating into MYKPYTALLLLLCCLPAAAADEDNDAQLRRLRFENREALRQQEEKTLEEGGETASAQTADNTAQNLPLGILGAVNRGDARETARLLAQYRALPGYDADLADFAEASISRLNGDYAQALAAYKALLERRPDFTRARLDYARTLFDNRQTKEAQAQFALLQREELPEAVNRNADAYRRAAQMRGKWHGSLAVGAVYNSNIGETTGRLYCFDPYGFTCAKTPPPERAHGYTYEASAEKHRPLSGHHGLFARAALYGTRYQDFPDNSEDTLAVSAGYRFSSAQNTWSLAPAAEWARADSRLLYRSAGLRGEWQHDFSDTTAFNWEAEHREMRYADDYRSNNGCLSAFHASLLHAPSHNWLFYGSANVQKRKTQQRASSYLLHGFQAGAQ; encoded by the coding sequence ATGTACAAGCCTTATACCGCCCTACTGCTCCTGTTGTGCTGTCTGCCCGCAGCCGCAGCCGATGAAGACAACGATGCCCAACTGAGGCGCCTGCGTTTTGAAAACCGCGAAGCGCTGCGCCAGCAGGAGGAAAAGACGCTGGAGGAAGGCGGCGAAACCGCGTCCGCTCAAACGGCAGACAATACGGCGCAAAACCTGCCGCTGGGTATTTTGGGTGCGGTCAACCGCGGCGACGCGCGGGAAACCGCGCGCCTTCTGGCGCAATACCGTGCGCTGCCCGGTTACGACGCCGATCTGGCGGACTTCGCCGAGGCCAGCATCAGCCGTCTGAACGGGGATTACGCTCAGGCGCTGGCGGCTTACAAAGCGCTGCTCGAACGCCGCCCCGATTTCACGCGGGCGCGGCTGGACTACGCGCGCACGCTGTTCGACAACCGGCAAACCAAAGAAGCGCAGGCACAGTTTGCCCTCCTGCAGCGGGAGGAGCTGCCCGAAGCGGTGAACCGCAACGCCGACGCCTACCGCCGCGCCGCACAAATGCGCGGCAAATGGCACGGCTCGCTGGCCGTCGGCGCGGTTTACAACAGCAATATCGGCGAAACCACCGGCCGCCTTTACTGCTTCGACCCCTACGGTTTCACCTGCGCCAAAACGCCCCCACCCGAACGGGCGCACGGCTACACCTACGAAGCATCGGCGGAAAAACACCGCCCCCTCTCCGGCCATCACGGCCTGTTTGCCCGCGCCGCGCTCTACGGCACGCGTTATCAGGATTTTCCCGACAACAGCGAAGACACGCTGGCCGTATCGGCGGGCTACCGTTTTTCGTCGGCCCAAAACACCTGGTCGCTCGCCCCCGCGGCCGAATGGGCGCGCGCGGACAGCCGCCTGCTCTACCGCAGCGCGGGGTTGCGCGGCGAATGGCAGCACGATTTTTCCGACACCACGGCGTTCAATTGGGAAGCGGAACACCGCGAAATGCGCTACGCCGACGACTACCGCAGCAACAACGGCTGCCTCTCGGCCTTCCACGCCTCCCTGCTGCACGCCCCGTCGCACAACTGGCTGTTTTACGGCAGCGCCAATGTGCAAAAACGCAAAACGCAGCAGCGCGCCTCGTCTTATCTGCTGCACGGTTTCCAAGCGGGTGCGCAATAG